A window of the Tunturibacter empetritectus genome harbors these coding sequences:
- a CDS encoding non-canonical purine NTP pyrophosphatase has protein sequence MNLFVATTNPGKLRDFAATASPQITLAPLPNLKQIHAPSEDEPTFEGNARLKAIYYSHHAPGEIVIADDSGLEVDALHGAPGVRSARYADDHNFSPTDLPDNAPHTPDERNNLYLLSNLTDIPLTERSARYHCVLAAARDGQILAIGHGAVEGEILTAPRGTDGFGYDPLFYLPAQNKTMAELDTATKLTFSHRGRAFAALLKSLSAEL, from the coding sequence ATGAATCTCTTCGTCGCCACCACCAACCCAGGCAAACTCCGAGACTTCGCCGCCACAGCCTCTCCGCAGATCACACTCGCCCCCCTACCCAACCTCAAACAAATCCACGCCCCCTCCGAAGACGAGCCCACCTTCGAAGGCAATGCCCGCCTCAAGGCCATCTACTACTCCCACCACGCCCCCGGCGAAATCGTCATCGCCGACGACTCCGGCCTCGAAGTCGACGCCCTCCACGGAGCACCCGGCGTCCGCTCCGCCCGCTACGCCGACGACCACAACTTCTCCCCGACAGACCTCCCCGACAACGCTCCTCACACCCCCGACGAGCGCAACAACCTCTACCTCCTCTCGAACCTCACCGACATCCCTCTCACCGAACGAAGCGCCCGCTACCACTGCGTCCTCGCCGCCGCCCGCGACGGCCAAATCCTCGCCATCGGCCACGGCGCAGTCGAAGGCGAGATCCTCACCGCCCCCCGCGGCACCGACGGCTTCGGCTACGACCCCCTCTTCTACCTCCCCGCCCAAAACAAAACCATGGCCGAACTCGACACCGCCACCAAACTCACCTTCAGCCACCGTGGCCGAGCCTTCGCCGCACTCCTCAAATCCTTATCCGCGGAACTCTAA